AAAGACCAAGCGCTGTGAGGTTGAACGATGACGGACCATGTGCTTGCAAGAAGTACGACTTAAACAATGCCAATATGATCACTTGGCCATTTGACCGTTTGACGCGGTCGAAATTATCAGTCGCCATGAGTCGATTCATTTCTaagaaaggcaaagggcTCGAGTAGCACAGTGCACAGAGTTAGGATACACGAAAACGTCTTTTATTGGTCATTTTGTGATATGCGTATAACCCCGACCTGCCACATATCCGCAAATGAGCCGGTCAGTCTGATATCTATTCATCCTACCGGCTTACTCCAACGAAATGCATGAACTCGTTTCGCGTCTTACTCTTGCGCTCGAAACAACCCAACATGCAGCTTGTCAGGGTTGTCGTATTAGTTTTCTCCACGCCACGCATTACCATGCACAGGTGGCTAGACTCCATAATGACGGCAACACCTTGAGGTTTCAAAATCTTCATAATGGCACGAGCAACCTGCTTGGTAAGGCGCTCCTGGATCTGTAAGCGATGAGCGAATACCTCGGCAATTCGAGGAAGCTTCGAGAGGCCGATAACGGTATTGGAGGGGATATAACCAATGTGCATCTAGAAGAGATAATTAGCCGGCATACCCCAGCTTTGAGTGTAGGAAGAACTTTCCTTTCCTGTAAAGGGCACAAGGTGGTGCTCGCAAAGGCTGAATATGTCAATATCTTTGACAATGACCATCTCGTTATGGCCCTCCTGGAATAGCGCGTTATTCACAATCTCTTCCACATTGACATGGTAGCCCTGGGTCAGGAACAGCAACGCCTTGGCATAACGTGAAGGCGTATCCAGCAGGCCACTACGACTTGGATCCTCGCCGATGCACTCTAACAAAGTTCGCACAGCACCTTGCATCTTTTCTAGGCGTAAGGCGGCCTGTTCCTGATTCTCTCCTCGGCGGGTTCTAGTCTCGATTGCTGGGAAATACAAATGTGAGTTTCGATACAAAGAAACTCGTACCGAGCCGCAAGAGTACTCGGTAAAAGAGCAAGATTATAGTAACCTACAAAGACCATCAAAACCGGACAATGGGCCGGACGATTTCGTTTCTATGCCATCCTCGGAGACGAGAACTTTCTCAATGGATGAGTCGTCTCGGGTATCACCGACGGCATTTCGCCGCGACTTCTTGTATAGATCGGGGGCACTCAAAATTGTACTATCAACGGGAACCCCGATGCTGCTGAGCTTGTGTTTCTTCCGTCTTTTGCTCTCATCTTGCGTTAAATCATAGCTGGTCGGGGAGACAGTAGCAGTGTTACGGCCCCGCTTCTTAGAGAGGGCGCTAACGTTTTTGGGATTAGCCATGTTAACCGCTACAGACCGGCAGGAACAGAAGCAAGAAGTAAGATATTTAAGGAAAGATACTGTATGCTGTCGCAATTGGACCTGAAAGTCCGAGCGACCTGAAAAGGCTCGAAAACAAAGACCAAAGGAATCTGATCCTGCAAAAGGGGTGCTTCTCAACTAAATATATGGATAAATGAACTGGGCGATAATATACCATTTTGATCTTATCGCCTAGAGCACATTAACAACCATAATATCTCTCCTTTCGCCCTAGCAACCTTTGAAGCCGACCGATACATGTACCATTTTTTATGCATTATAGACAGATTACAGTCATCCAAGCCGATAGAACGGCTAGGCTCTGGCTCGACAACCCCCCTCTTTGAAATGGTCTTTTTGTTGTCTTTATGCGGGAGGCCGGCCACTATAAGCGGGAGGCCAGCCACTAATTGTCCTGCATGACACCACAAAACTCCTATGAGCGTTGTCCACTTGGGGGAAGGTGCTGCCTGCTTAGGGGTTATAGGTATAGCTTGGTACATGATTGTGATGCTTTCATCTGGATGGACGCGATGAAATGTGGAATGTCGAATACTCTAGAGCTAATGCTCTTTGCGGCTCTGGGTGTAGGCTTGAATTTTAGCAGCCTTCACTATCATATGGTCACTCGATTCACAAAGATTTGACTCTAGTTACCACATGCTTTTGGGGCTTGACGGCGGTTGGCGGCCGCCTTTGCATTGAGTGCATTGTTCCCCTTCAGGTGGAAATGGATTTCAATTTCGTATTACGTACAACCTATCGATATTGTGCATGAtacatgcatacatgtattgaGTTTTTGTCATGCAACGCGCGTCTCGCCCCCCCCATATTTTCAATACATATAATCTCTCATCAATAGCCTAACGAATCCCACTTGATATTGCTCGCACAACAGGATTCCCGCAGTACATGATGGGCCATGCGAGAGGCCGGCCAAAACAGGTTTATCCGCAAAAGGCGAATCAATGAACTCTTTGACACACCTCGCGGCAAACGTGGTCTTCGTTGATAGGGTGAGCTAAAAACCCTTTTGCATAATGAAATAGCTGACGTGGCCATGCATTAACATCGTCGAGATAGCATAACGCGCGCGCGTACATCAAAGTTCCACCCACTATCTAATGAGGATTTGATCATCTCAATAATTCCTGTGAGCGAATATTTCACTGATAAGAGAGAGtatgaaaataaaaataatagtGCTTTGACCGGTTAATCAAAGGTCGAGAAATTATCCTCGATAAATGTAAGATTCCGACCCTTCTAATACACCCAACGTCGGGGCCGATAAGAAGCGGCAACAGCCCCGTAGGCACGCAATTCAGCTTAATCTAATCATCATCCATACGCAAACGTACTATATTATCTCTACTAGTACGAAAGCGTGCTCCTATCAAGCTGGTATGGCCACTCTCGACACCCTGAAGCAAACGCTAAGGcagacggcgacggcgacagCATCGTACGCAACGCAGCCGTTGTCGCAGCTGCAGTACAGCGCCGGTTTCGACGTCTTGGTGCAGGGCTCGGGATGGATGACATACCAGGAGTTCATTGTCCCTCAACTCTCTTCGCTTCTAGACCGTTTATTCAGCTCGCGTGTTCATATCTCGGTGCTAGAAGTCGGACCCGGCCCAAAGAGCGTTCTTGCATACTTGCCATATCACGTCAGGAGCAGGATCATGAGATATGTTGCATTCGAGCCTAACGACTTGTTTGCCGTGAGACTAGATGAATGGCTTCACCCTAACTCAGGAACAGAGCGTCCCCTGCCATGTCTGGAACGTCACCCTGATATTCATCGGATCCCATTCGCACCGGACAACGACGACAAAAACGCAAGGAGCGGTACCAGCATCGGAACAAGTGATGATGGGAAGTTTGATGTCGTCTTATTCTGCCATAGCATGTACGGCATGAAACCTAAGCGCAGATTTATCGAAGACGCACTGAAATTACTTTGCAAACACCCAAAAGGCGGAATAGTGGTGGTATTTCATCGTGATGGCGACCTCAACTTTGACGGCTTGGTGTGTAATCACACGGCTTCTTTCCCTACCGGGATCGTTCGGATAGCAACCGACGACGAGACATTGGACCGATTTACTTCTTTCATCGCGGGCTTTACCCTCCAAGATGAGAAAATGAACGAAGCTATCCGAGGCAAATGGCGTGAGCTGTGCCACGTACTGGGTCGTCGTGAAGAAGCATACCCCGACCATCTCTTGTTCAGTTCGCCCAACGTCATGGCAACTTTTACTAAACATGCAACCGCATTGCCTGACTTGACGGCGCATGTGCCCTTAGTGACGAAAAGCAGGAGAATTAAAAACCACGAGGCCCGCTTCCACCGTCCCGCATCGATTGTAAGGCCAACAGAAATCGAGCACATCCAGAAGTGCGTGAAATGGGCCCTTAGAGAGAATGTTGGCCTAACCGTCATTGGTGGGAGCCATAGCGGCCATTGTCTTTGGCCTAACGTCGTTGCCATCGACATGAGTGCTTTTAATCAAGTACACATGGTCACAGCTGAGGCGGAGGGGGGAGAATTGAATTTCGATTCTACTACCCTGGTTGTCGCGGAGGCTGGTTGTAATACCGGAGACATTGTCCGCAAGACTATGGTGGCAGGCAAGACAGTACCTCTGGGAGCTCGCCCAAGTGTAGGCTCAGGGTTATGGCTGCAAGGCGGCGTTGGACACCTGGCTAGACTGCATGGGCTCGCGTGCGACGCTATAGTGGGTGCTGTGATGGTCAGCGTTGCCTCTGGTCAGGTTCTGTACGTCGGCCACGTACCAAGTAAATATCGACCGGCCGGTGCCGTGCAGTCAGAAATTGAGGCCGATCTATTATGGGCTCTGAAAGGCGCAGGGACTAATTTTGGCATCGTTGTCAGCGTTGTCTTTGAAACTCATGCAGCCCGGAAATATTTGGTTCGAAGCTGGAGTATCCCGTTGAAAGACGATCGTGACACACGGCTTAAGCTTCAGGACTTCGATCAATGTGCCAGAACTCTCCCTCGACACAGTTCCGCGGATGCATATTTATTTTCAGATGACTCACAGATGCACCTTGGCGTGACAGTGATCGAATCTACTACGACTCAACTTCCTTCCAAACCACCTAGGCTTACAAGTACGATGTTGGGGCCGGAAGATACCTTCAAGACCGTTGACGGCGTCGGTCTGTTCGAAACTGAGATGTACATATCCGGGATGCACGGCGGACACAGTAAGGGTAAAACCTCTTCATTCAAGCGGTGTTTGTTCTTAAAACACATCGGGGCCAGTAACATCGCAAACGCCTTAGCAGCAGCTATAGAGGTTCGTCCTTCTCCCCTCTGTTatcttcatctgctgcaAGGAGGTGGAGCTGTCGGCGATGTGGCGAATAATGCTACAGCTTTCGGCTGTCGAGACTGGGACTTTGCCTGCGTAATAACCGCTGTATGGCCTCGTAATGAGAGCGGAACTAAGGCTACTCAGGCTGCTATACAATGGGTGTATAGCGTCGCCAGGAACTTGTTGCCCTTAAGCAGCGGAGTTTACGGTGCCGACCTTGGGCCAGACCCTAGAGACGCCGCGCTGGCAGCTAAGGCTTTCGGGCCAAACGGACCGCGCCTGGCCCAGCTAAAACATAGCTTGGACGTGCAAAACGTGCTGGCTTACGCCTGTCCGCTCTCGAAACTGCCGAAGAAACAGAAGCTCATTATACTTGTTACGGGAGAAAGCGGCGTCGGCAAGGACTACTGCGCCGACGTTTGGGTCCCTATGCTCGCTAGATCTGCCGACCAACCCCGCGACGTACACAAGGCCAGTATcagcgatgccatcaagcgAGAATATGCAGCAGCTACCGGCGCTGACTTGGATGGTCTGTTAGGGGATCGGACTTACAAGGAACAACACCGGCCGGCTTTGACGGCATTCTTCGAAGAACAGATGCGACAACAATCTTTCCTTCTAGAAAAGCAATTTCTGAATGTGGTGTCTGGAGCCGCAGATGCGGATGTGCTGGTGATCACTGggatgagagatgaggcGCCTACTGCGACCTTGTCGCATCTAGTTCCGAATAGCAGATTACTCGACATTCGTGTCACAGCTAGCGAAAAGACGCGGCAGACTCGCCGGAAACGCCAAGCGAGCGACAATGATCGACACGATAATCATGATTGCGAGGATGACAATAGTAGCGACAACGGCAGCAACTGTAAGTCGAATTCGACGACATTGGACTACTGCCCCAGCCTCGTCTTTGGCAATGAAGCAACAGGAGATGAGGTGGTAAGGAGGTTTGCCGATACGTACCTGCTTCCCTTCCTCCATGGGGACCTGGAGCGA
This genomic stretch from Trichoderma breve strain T069 chromosome 1, whole genome shotgun sequence harbors:
- a CDS encoding GTP cyclohydrolase I domain-containing protein; the encoded protein is MANPKNVSALSKKRGRNTATVSPTSYDLTQDESKRRKKHKLSSIGVPVDSTILSAPDLYKKSRRNAVGDTRDDSSIEKVLVSEDGIETKSSGPLSGFDGLSIETRTRRGENQEQAALRLEKMQGAVRTLLECIGEDPSRSGLLDTPSRYAKALLFLTQGYHVNVEEIVNNALFQEGHNEMVIVKDIDIFSLCEHHLMHIGYIPSNTVIGLSKLPRIAEVFAHRLQIQERLTKQVARAIMKILKPQGVAVIMESSHLCMVMRGVEKTNTTTLTSCMLGCFERKSKTRNEFMHFVGVSR
- a CDS encoding phosphoribosyl transferase domain-containing protein translates to MATLDTLKQTLRQTATATASYATQPLSQLQYSAGFDVLVQGSGWMTYQEFIVPQLSSLLDRLFSSRVHISVLEVGPGPKSVLAYLPYHVRSRIMRYVAFEPNDLFAVRLDEWLHPNSGTERPLPCLERHPDIHRIPFAPDNDDKNARSGTSIGTSDDGKFDVVLFCHSMYGMKPKRRFIEDALKLLCKHPKGGIVVVFHRDGDLNFDGLVCNHTASFPTGIVRIATDDETLDRFTSFIAGFTLQDEKMNEAIRGKWRELCHVLGRREEAYPDHLLFSSPNVMATFTKHATALPDLTAHVPLVTKSRRIKNHEARFHRPASIVRPTEIEHIQKCVKWALRENVGLTVIGGSHSGHCLWPNVVAIDMSAFNQVHMVTAEAEGGELNFDSTTLVVAEAGCNTGDIVRKTMVAGKTVPLGARPSVGSGLWLQGGVGHLARLHGLACDAIVGAVMVSVASGQVLYVGHVPSKYRPAGAVQSEIEADLLWALKGAGTNFGIVVSVVFETHAARKYLVRSWSIPLKDDRDTRLKLQDFDQCARTLPRHSSADAYLFSDDSQMHLGVTVIESTTTQLPSKPPRLTSTMLGPEDTFKTVDGVGLFETEMYISGMHGGHSKGKTSSFKRCLFLKHIGASNIANALAAAIEVRPSPLCYLHLLQGGGAVGDVANNATAFGCRDWDFACVITAVWPRNESGTKATQAAIQWVYSVARNLLPLSSGVYGADLGPDPRDAALAAKAFGPNGPRLAQLKHSLDVQNVLAYACPLSKLPKKQKLIILVTGESGVGKDYCADVWVPMLARSADQPRDVHKASISDAIKREYAAATGADLDGLLGDRTYKEQHRPALTAFFEEQMRQQSFLLEKQFLNVVSGAADADVLVITGMRDEAPTATLSHLVPNSRLLDIRVTASEKTRQTRRKRQASDNDRHDNHDCEDDNSSDNGSNCKSNSTTLDYCPSLVFGNEATGDEVVRRFADTYLLPFLHGDLERLASMVLPVPDFPRPGIEFRHVLNIAQQRGGLALCTSLLQTCFVDDWDNIGMVACCEAGGFVYASALAQQVGVPLALIREAGKLPPPTVSVNKPSSHISSSEPNSSKGKRIEMSLDLIPRGASVVVVDDVLATGRTLYAILQLLAKAGISNEDISIIVIAEFPVHRGRELLYRRGFGGISVQSLLVFGGA